CATGCCGTGTACGAGAAGCGCGACCGGACGGGGGTCGTTGCCTTCGTCCGCTCTTCCCTCATCCACTCTTCCCTCATCCAGATAGTGCATGCGCAGGCCTTCCCACTCCAGGTAGTGGGACTCGAAGGGATAGTCCTTCAATACGTCAAAGCGCTCTTCGGGGGTGCGAAATGATTCCGGCATTGTCCGGGCACTATATCCCTCGAGGGGATGGGCGTCAGAGTGGCTCGGATTTCGCGAGGCCGATCTCTATCCGCGTTCAGCGCGCACGACGCCTCCCGCAAGCGCAGTCGCAACCAGTACCGAGAACAGCAATCTGATCAGCCCGTCCAACCGCCGTCGATTACATGCACGGTTCCGGTTGTGTAGGAGGATTCATCCGAGGCCAGATAGACCGCCAGTGCGGCAATCTCCTCGGCTCGACCGAGGCGACCCATGGGTTGTCTTTCGATGAATGCGCGCCTAGCTGCATCGGGATCCTCGGCGACGGCGATGCGCTCGTGAAGAGAGGGTGTCTCGACCGTCCCCGGACAGATCGCGTTGCAGCGCACACCATCTCGCACGAAGTCAGCGGCAATGGATTTCGTCAATCCGATCACGGCGGCCTTGGTCGTGCCGTAGACGAAGCGATTGGGTGCACCGGTCACGCTCGAGGCGACCGAAGACATGTTCACGATTGAAGCGCCGCCGGCTTCACGCATCGCCGGAAGAAAGGCGCGGATCATGCGATAGACCGACTTTACGTTCAGATCAAAAGAGAAGTCCCAGTCGTCCTCTTCGCAGTCCTGGATCGTGCCCTGGTGAACATAGCCCGCGCAGTTGAACAGTACGTCGATTGCACCAAGCTCCTGTGCGAGCGCCACAACCGCGCCGGGATCCGTTACATCCAGCCCTCGTGTGTGTATTTGCGGTGCGTCTTTCTGCAGCGCTGCGACCCCTAGTTCGTTGATATCGGTAGCCCAGACCTCTGCGCCTTCACGTGCGAAAGCCAGAGCCGTTTCCCGGCCGATGCCCTGTGCTGCGGCCGTAACCACCGCGCGTTTCTTGCGAAGTCGATCGCTCACGAGTTCCTCCGATCTACGAGCCTATAGAAGTCGACGGCGTTGCCGCCCAGAACGGCCGCACGCTCTCGTGTCGAAAGCGTATCCAGGAGATCCAGGGTTGCGTTCCACCACTCGGCGTAGCCCCCCGCAAGATTGACGACTGGCCAGTCGCTACCCCAGAGCAATCGGCGCGGGCCGAAACAATCGAGCAGATGTTCGGCATACGGGCCGAGTTGCGCTGTGTTCCAATCGGCATGTGCCTCGGTGACCAGACCCGAGAGCTTGCAGCTCGCGTTTGAGTTACGCGCGATGGCGTCGATGTCGTGTGACCAGGCTTTGATTTTGCCTGAGTGGATTTCCGGCTTTGCTCCGTGGTCGATCACCACGCGCAGATCCGGATGCCGATCGAGGAAGACCCGCAGATTGGCCAGGTGCTCCGGGCGAACCAGCGCATCGAGGCACAATCCGAGGTCAGCTATCGAGCGCAAAGCGGGTTCGATCTCACGGCACAGCATCCAATCGGGATCCGGGATGTCCTGGATCATCGGGCGGATCCCGCAAAGACCAGGCTCCTGGGCGCGGAGTTTCTCGAGTTGCTCGACGGCTTCGGTCCGCTCCAGGTCTACCCAGCCAACGACGCCCGCAATCCAGTCCGTTGCCCGCGCTGTATCCAGTAGAAAACGCGTCTCCGCGAGCGTAGGTGCAGCCTGAACGACCACGCTGCCTTCGATCCCGCAGGTGTCCAGCAGGGGGCGGAGATCCGCGGGGCCAAAGTCTCGGTACAGAACCTCGAGTTCCGGCGCCAGCCAGTCGT
This bacterium DNA region includes the following protein-coding sequences:
- a CDS encoding SDR family oxidoreductase; protein product: MSDRLRKKRAVVTAAAQGIGRETALAFAREGAEVWATDINELGVAALQKDAPQIHTRGLDVTDPGAVVALAQELGAIDVLFNCAGYVHQGTIQDCEEDDWDFSFDLNVKSVYRMIRAFLPAMREAGGASIVNMSSVASSVTGAPNRFVYGTTKAAVIGLTKSIAADFVRDGVRCNAICPGTVETPSLHERIAVAEDPDAARRAFIERQPMGRLGRAEEIAALAVYLASDESSYTTGTVHVIDGGWTG
- a CDS encoding amidohydrolase family protein → MCSTPRIDSHQHFWLLERGDYDWLAPELEVLYRDFGPADLRPLLDTCGIEGSVVVQAAPTLAETRFLLDTARATDWIAGVVGWVDLERTEAVEQLEKLRAQEPGLCGIRPMIQDIPDPDWMLCREIEPALRSIADLGLCLDALVRPEHLANLRVFLDRHPDLRVVIDHGAKPEIHSGKIKAWSHDIDAIARNSNASCKLSGLVTEAHADWNTAQLGPYAEHLLDCFGPRRLLWGSDWPVVNLAGGYAEWWNATLDLLDTLSTRERAAVLGGNAVDFYRLVDRRNS